The following coding sequences lie in one uncultured Mailhella sp. genomic window:
- the hxsC gene encoding His-Xaa-Ser system radical SAM maturase HxsC — MMTLHGTSSRKFSSFIGEITTHGQPFYDRKTYILVTDHMDCHSLGYRGCITSGHKGRFYHPDHIYHVENTENLHDGDIVGLDESGNIEVLWENQSHQNCLFLTERCNCRCKMCPQPPKNSDSSIFLKQAEEILDLLKGKQISDCCLTGGEPTLVGDGFFSLLRRCTSEHPEAFITVLSNGKLFSSRDFTRRLSGISPRKCMFCISLHSEVDIIHDDMVGSVGSCSATQQGIYNIASVGFAVEIRIVISQYNYKYLVQFAEHIYNYFPFCVHCAFMGLEFHGYAADRASELDVVPSEYGAYLRDAVLTLHRRGMRVSVYNIPLCMCPPEIRKFSAKSISSWKNIWINKCNVCMEKEHCCGFFSTSISIHEELVKPFTERIEE; from the coding sequence ATGATGACACTTCACGGGACTTCATCACGGAAATTTTCATCTTTTATTGGAGAAATCACTACACATGGACAACCATTCTATGACAGAAAAACATATATTCTGGTAACTGATCATATGGATTGTCATTCTCTTGGCTACAGAGGATGCATTACATCTGGTCACAAAGGAAGATTTTATCATCCAGATCATATTTATCATGTTGAAAACACCGAGAATCTTCATGATGGAGATATTGTGGGGCTGGATGAGTCTGGAAATATAGAAGTCCTTTGGGAGAATCAGTCCCATCAAAACTGTTTGTTTCTTACGGAGAGATGCAACTGCCGTTGTAAGATGTGTCCTCAGCCGCCGAAGAACAGTGACAGCTCCATTTTTTTAAAGCAGGCAGAAGAAATACTTGATCTTTTAAAAGGAAAGCAGATTTCGGACTGCTGCCTGACCGGAGGCGAGCCGACACTGGTCGGAGATGGTTTTTTTTCCTTGCTGCGCCGATGCACGTCAGAACATCCTGAAGCCTTTATTACTGTTTTGAGCAATGGAAAACTTTTTTCCAGTAGGGATTTTACACGAAGACTATCAGGCATTTCTCCGAGAAAATGCATGTTTTGCATTTCACTTCATTCTGAAGTGGATATCATTCATGATGACATGGTGGGATCTGTTGGAAGTTGTTCTGCAACGCAACAAGGCATATATAACATTGCCTCTGTTGGGTTTGCAGTGGAGATACGTATTGTCATATCACAATATAATTATAAATATCTTGTTCAATTTGCTGAACATATTTATAATTATTTTCCATTTTGCGTTCATTGTGCATTCATGGGATTGGAGTTTCACGGTTATGCGGCAGATAGAGCCTCGGAACTGGATGTCGTTCCTTCAGAATACGGTGCATATTTACGGGACGCCGTTTTGACGCTCCACCGTAGAGGCATGCGTGTTTCTGTATATAATATTCCGTTGTGCATGTGTCCTCCAGAAATAAGAAAATTTTCTGCTAAGTCTATTTCGTCATGGAAAAATATATGGATAAATAAATGCAATGTATGCATGGAAAAGGAACATTGCTGCGGATTTTTCAGTACTTCAATAAGCATCCATGAAGAACTTGTAAAACCTTTTACAGAGAGGATTGAGGAATGA
- a CDS encoding IS5 family transposase (programmed frameshift) encodes MKELFYLSHEQIARIKRYFPRSHGIPRVDDRRVVSGIIYVIKHGLQWKDAPREYGPYKTLYNRFIRWSRLGVFNRIFAELVEQNGSTTRLMIDATHLKAHRTAASLLKKGAFSRCIGRTKGGLNSKLHAVCNAFGQPLAFHLSGGQVSDYKGAAVLLDTLPQAGELLADRGYDADWFRHALSRKGITPCIPGRHSRKTPVVYDKEVYKQRHKIEIMFGRLKDWRRIAMRYDRCAHTFFSAICLAAIVIFYI; translated from the exons ATGAAGGAACTTTTTTATCTTTCTCATGAACAGATTGCTCGTATCAAACGCTACTTTCCTCGTTCCCATGGCATTCCGAGAGTCGATGACAGGCGTGTCGTCAGCGGCATTATCTATGTCATCAAGCACGGCCTGCAATGGAAAGATGCTCCGCGCGAGTATGGACCATACAAAACTCTCTACAATCGTTTTATCCGCTGGAGCCGATTGGGTGTCTTTAACAGGATTTTTGCGGAGCTTGTTGAGCAAAACGGCTCCACAACACGCTTGATGATTGATGCCACACATCTCAAGGCACACAGGACAGCAGCAAGTTTGCTGAAAAAAGGGGCCT TTTCCCGATGTATCGGACGCACAAAAGGCGGCCTGAATTCAAAACTCCACGCTGTCTGCAATGCCTTCGGTCAACCGTTGGCCTTCCATTTGTCCGGCGGTCAGGTGAGCGACTACAAAGGCGCTGCTGTCCTGCTTGATACTCTGCCGCAGGCCGGGGAGCTTCTGGCGGATAGAGGCTATGATGCCGACTGGTTTCGTCATGCCTTGTCCCGTAAAGGAATCACGCCGTGTATTCCCGGCAGACACAGCCGGAAAACTCCGGTGGTCTATGACAAGGAGGTTTATAAGCAGCGGCACAAGATAGAAATCATGTTCGGCCGACTCAAGGATTGGCGCAGAATAGCCATGCGTTATGACCGTTGTGCTCACACGTTCTTTTCGGCCATTTGTCTCGCTGCCATTGTCATCTTTTATATTTAA
- the hxsB gene encoding His-Xaa-Ser system radical SAM maturase HxsB, translating to MIHYTILPFQFKKISENNILMVNECGDFIFISEEAFHSFARHEISEYSEEFYKLKSHLFCAEKDFDISLRKTAARYRTRKSFLREFTSLHMMVVTLRCNQRCEYCQVSCADKDVHDYDMSKDTAMKVIDMIFQSPTKRPKIEFQGGEPLLNWDVVVASVLYAEELARQQNRQVTFVICTNLTTITHEQLEFCKEHNIALSTSLDGGRDIHDACRKDKSGRGTYDAFMKKFDLAREMLGQDMVGALMTTTADSLNHLKEIVDEYVRLDLGGIFIRSLNPYGFAAQQAARLGYDMKTFVEKYLDVLKYIMELNRKVFFPEQFATLLFARILSPFATGFVDLQSPSGAGISGAVYDFDGSVFPADEARMLARMGNRYFCLGNVKTDTYQQIFAGKKLKETTSGACLETTFPCAFCVYQAYCGTDPVRNYLETESEVRNMVDSPFCIRFRTH from the coding sequence ATGATTCATTATACTATTCTTCCTTTTCAATTTAAGAAAATATCGGAAAACAATATTTTGATGGTCAATGAATGTGGAGATTTCATATTTATTTCAGAAGAGGCGTTTCATTCATTTGCAAGACATGAGATTTCAGAATATTCCGAGGAATTTTACAAGCTTAAATCGCATCTTTTTTGTGCGGAAAAAGATTTTGACATATCCTTGCGGAAAACTGCGGCAAGATATCGAACAAGAAAATCTTTTTTAAGAGAATTCACTTCGCTTCATATGATGGTTGTTACTCTGCGCTGCAATCAGCGCTGTGAGTACTGCCAGGTATCGTGTGCGGATAAGGATGTGCATGACTATGACATGAGCAAGGATACGGCCATGAAAGTGATTGATATGATTTTTCAATCACCGACAAAAAGACCAAAGATAGAGTTTCAGGGAGGGGAACCGCTTTTAAACTGGGATGTCGTTGTGGCATCGGTGTTGTATGCTGAAGAGCTCGCACGGCAACAGAACAGGCAGGTGACGTTTGTCATATGCACGAATTTGACAACGATTACGCATGAACAGCTTGAATTCTGCAAAGAGCACAACATTGCGCTTTCAACATCTCTGGACGGCGGACGGGATATTCACGACGCCTGCCGGAAGGATAAGTCTGGTCGGGGAACGTATGATGCGTTCATGAAAAAATTTGATCTTGCCCGGGAAATGCTCGGGCAGGACATGGTTGGGGCGTTGATGACGACGACGGCCGACTCGCTCAATCACTTAAAAGAGATTGTTGATGAGTATGTCCGCCTCGACCTGGGCGGCATTTTCATTCGTTCTCTCAATCCCTACGGATTTGCAGCTCAGCAGGCGGCGCGTCTCGGTTATGACATGAAGACGTTTGTGGAAAAGTATCTGGACGTGTTGAAGTATATTATGGAGCTGAATCGGAAGGTCTTTTTCCCCGAACAGTTTGCAACGCTTCTTTTTGCCCGCATTCTTTCCCCTTTTGCTACGGGCTTTGTTGATCTTCAGTCGCCGTCGGGAGCAGGAATCAGCGGAGCCGTCTATGACTTTGACGGTTCTGTTTTTCCAGCCGATGAAGCAAGGATGCTCGCCAGAATGGGAAACAGGTATTTTTGTCTGGGAAATGTGAAGACGGACACCTATCAACAGATTTTTGCCGGGAAAAAGCTGAAGGAAACAACGTCGGGAGCCTGCCTTGAAACAACATTTCCCTGCGCCTTCTGCGTTTACCAGGCATATTGTGGAACGGATCCTGTCAGAAATTATCTTGAAACTGAAAGTGAAGTCAGAAATATGGTTGATTCTCCATTCTGCATTAGGTTCAGGACTCATTAA